Genomic DNA from Macadamia integrifolia cultivar HAES 741 chromosome 6, SCU_Mint_v3, whole genome shotgun sequence:
ATTAACCATCCCAGAATGGCTGCAAGCATATAGCACAACAATGAAAGTGACCCCATCAAGAACAAGACCTGCTGCCTTCATGCTGTCAAAGACCCGGAGGGCTTCCTCACCACGGCCATGCATCCCATAACCTGTCATCAAAGATGTCCAGGAGACGGCATTCCTGTGTTGCATCTTATCAAAAACACGTTGAGCTGCATCAACATCTCCAGACTTGGAGTACATGTCTATGAGGCAATTGGCCACAAACAGCATAACAGATTCAAAACGATTTCGCATCACATAAGCATGGATTTGTTTACCAAACCTCAATGAGGCCAACCGAGCACAAGCCATCAGAGCACAGGAAATGGTAAAAGCATTAGGGGTCGTGGCATTCGGTTCCCGAAGCATGCTGGAGAAAAGCTCCAATGCATTATTGGCATCGCCATGCTGTGCATAACCACCAATTAACACTGTCCAAGTAACAACGTTTCGTTCATTTGGGGATATCAATTCAAAGACAGAACGGGCATCTTTTGCACTTCTGCATTTAGAGTACATATCTATGAGAGCATTGATCACCATTAGGTCATCACCAGGATCACTATCTTCTTGGTTCAAAACACGCCTGATAGCATAACCATGAGTCTCCtttccttgaagaagagctcCCACGGCAGCACAACCTGACAGAAGGGAGATTAGTGTGACCACATTGGGTGCCGCACCAGAAATCTGCATTTTCCGGAACACATCTAGCGCTTCACAACCACGACTCCTTTGAGCAAAACCGGCAATCACAGCGCTCCAGGTCACTACATTCAATTCGATCTTCTCTTCCTGCATTCTCTCAAACAGTTGCAAAGCATCTTCAAAGCTTCCGCTCTGAGAATATCCAGTGACCATGGCATTCCAAGAAACCACATCTTTCACAGGCATACGATCAAATACCTTCTTCGCTGCCTCCATCATCCCACATTTGGCATACAAGTCAACGACGGCATTACCTACAAACACATCGTCCAAGAGACCACTCCGTAGCGAGAAGCCGTGCGCTCCCCTACCTTGCAACGAAGCTCCCACCGAAGCACAAGCGGGAAAGACATTAACAAGGGTCACAGCATCGGGATGCAGCCTAACATTCTCACCCATCCTAACAATCAACTTCAAAGCGCTGGATGGATCACCACCTTGAACGTAAGCCGCCAGAATCGAGTTCCATGAAACTACATCATCtatttctctctgcaacacttCGTCAAACACTTGACGTGCTTCTTCAAGGACACCACATCTACCATACATAGCCACGAGAGCATTACAGACAAAGACATTGGACT
This window encodes:
- the LOC122082894 gene encoding pentatricopeptide repeat-containing protein At5g16860, which translates into the protein MLLYSLNLLCHQQKQHHSLGLRSYRFFIIFTKKLFSTANSTPFASLLKECKSVSEARCIHQQILVRGLIGLGSDTVAMYVACDAPVYALAALERLPPSPPAVFWWNALIRRDVRLGFLDRAVSLYRRMEKLGWRPDQYTFPFVLKACGELPSFRRGAAVHGVVCARGFESNVFVCNALVAMYGRCGVLEEARQVFDEVLQREIDDVVSWNSILAAYVQGGDPSSALKLIVRMGENVRLHPDAVTLVNVFPACASVGASLQGRGAHGFSLRSGLLDDVFVGNAVVDLYAKCGMMEAAKKVFDRMPVKDVVSWNAMVTGYSQSGSFEDALQLFERMQEEKIELNVVTWSAVIAGFAQRSRGCEALDVFRKMQISGAAPNVVTLISLLSGCAAVGALLQGKETHGYAIRRVLNQEDSDPGDDLMVINALIDMYSKCRSAKDARSVFELISPNERNVVTWTVLIGGYAQHGDANNALELFSSMLREPNATTPNAFTISCALMACARLASLRFGKQIHAYVMRNRFESVMLFVANCLIDMYSKSGDVDAAQRVFDKMQHRNAVSWTSLMTGYGMHGRGEEALRVFDSMKAAGLVLDGVTFIVVLYACSHSGMVNQGMDFFNTMGSEFGVVAGVEHYACIVDLLGRSGHLDEAVELIKDMPMKPSPIVWVALLSACRTHGNVHVGEYATERLLELESENDGSYTLLSNIYANAGRWKDVARIRSLMRKTGIKKRPGCSWVQGKNGTATFYVGDRSHPQSQKILEVLANLIGRIKALGYVPETSFALHDVDDEEKSDLLAEHSEKLALAYGILTSAPGAPIRITKNLRVCGDCHTAITFISKIVDHEIIVRDSSRFHHFKKGVCSCRGYW